In one Thermanaerovibrio velox DSM 12556 genomic region, the following are encoded:
- a CDS encoding RnfABCDGE type electron transport complex subunit B: MATKVAAIMGMSAEDVIKRVAFVKCKGSPDVAKTRYVYDGVMDCREAVVLPGSGPKGCSYGCLGLGTCVTVCPFDAIRIENSLARVDESRCVGCGLCVASCPKGVIELVIMDKRVRVACNSHQRGADVKKVCQLGCIGCGLCSKVCPEGAITMEDNLPVIDQSKCTQCMKCVEKCPTKSILFLESSY; this comes from the coding sequence GTGGCCACAAAGGTGGCGGCCATCATGGGGATGTCCGCGGAGGACGTGATAAAACGGGTTGCCTTCGTTAAGTGTAAGGGCAGCCCGGACGTGGCAAAGACACGCTACGTGTACGACGGGGTCATGGACTGCCGGGAGGCGGTGGTTTTGCCCGGCAGCGGCCCCAAGGGCTGCTCGTACGGCTGCCTCGGCCTTGGCACCTGCGTTACCGTCTGCCCCTTTGACGCCATAAGGATAGAGAACTCCTTGGCAAGGGTTGACGAGTCCAGGTGTGTGGGATGTGGCCTCTGCGTTGCCTCCTGTCCCAAGGGGGTGATAGAGCTGGTGATTATGGACAAGCGGGTAAGGGTGGCCTGCAATTCCCACCAGCGCGGTGCGGACGTCAAGAAGGTCTGCCAGCTCGGCTGCATAGGCTGCGGACTTTGCAGCAAGGTCTGCCCAGAAGGGGCCATAACCATGGAGGACAACCTGCCGGTAATAGACCAGTCCAAGTGCACCCAGTGCATGAAGTGCGTGGAGAAGTGCCCCACCAAGTCCATACTGTTCCTGGAGTCCTCGTACTAG
- a CDS encoding chemotaxis protein CheB, which produces MGIKVLVVDDSLSFRRYMRMGLSSLPEVETVTLTESGEEALEVLTLSGGRFDLVTMDVEMPGMGGMEAIRRIRSRWEIPVLVISSLWSPGEVALTFKAFEAGAFDVLAKPAPRTDPNTFARRIISTAMPVINRTQPMGGIKPRELKVPSPPAKKPYQIKVIAVGASTGGPKATLELLSALPAPLPVPLLLVQHMSTGFDEGYVEWIKTASGRKIQLARDGEVPSSDTVIVAPAGRHMELNKGSIRLTDGPQSHGVKPSVSVLFKSLLNELGGSWCGILLSGMGSDGAQELKAARETGALTLVQDPESSVVWGMPGEAWRIGGADMMLAPLRMGEFIRNVIH; this is translated from the coding sequence ATGGGGATAAAGGTGCTGGTGGTGGACGACTCCCTCTCCTTCAGGCGATACATGCGCATGGGGTTATCCTCCCTTCCGGAGGTGGAAACGGTCACCCTCACGGAGTCCGGGGAGGAGGCACTGGAGGTGCTGACCCTTTCAGGGGGACGCTTCGACCTGGTTACAATGGACGTAGAGATGCCGGGCATGGGAGGCATGGAGGCCATAAGGCGGATAAGGTCCCGTTGGGAAATTCCGGTGCTGGTCATATCCTCCCTGTGGTCCCCCGGTGAGGTGGCACTGACGTTCAAGGCCTTCGAGGCCGGCGCCTTCGATGTCCTAGCGAAGCCCGCCCCAAGGACCGATCCCAATACCTTCGCGCGAAGGATCATCTCCACCGCAATGCCGGTGATCAACCGCACCCAACCGATGGGGGGGATAAAACCCAGGGAACTCAAGGTCCCCTCACCGCCGGCTAAGAAGCCCTACCAGATAAAGGTGATAGCCGTAGGGGCCTCCACCGGAGGCCCCAAGGCCACGCTGGAGCTCCTGTCCGCCCTTCCGGCCCCCCTTCCGGTGCCGCTTCTGTTGGTTCAGCACATGAGCACCGGCTTTGATGAGGGCTACGTAGAGTGGATAAAAACCGCTTCGGGCCGCAAAATTCAACTGGCTCGGGACGGGGAGGTCCCCTCCAGCGACACCGTGATCGTGGCCCCCGCGGGACGCCACATGGAGCTCAACAAGGGCAGTATAAGGCTCACCGATGGCCCCCAAAGCCACGGGGTAAAACCGTCGGTCTCGGTGCTCTTCAAATCCCTCCTTAACGAGCTGGGGGGCAGCTGGTGCGGCATACTCCTCTCAGGCATGGGATCCGACGGGGCCCAGGAGCTAAAGGCCGCAAGGGAGACGGGGGCACTCACGCTGGTGCAGGACCCTGAGTCCTCGGTGGTCTGGGGGATGCCCGGGGAGGCCTGGCGGATCGGGGGCGCTGATATGATGCTAGCTCCCTTAAGGATGGGAGAGTTCATAAGAAACGTGATACATTAA
- a CDS encoding FAD-dependent oxidoreductase: MTRKVVVIGADAAGMSAASQLRRLDRHVEILVFERGHYTSYSACGIPYLVGGLIKDPGRLISRTPDDFASMGINVRTRSEVTGIDTVSRTVEVLELDTGRTYHEPYDQLLIATGAKPIKPQVEGIDTPGVFGVNTLDSGIELLKAVEERRPRKAVIIGGGYIGLEVAEALNCHRGLDVTVVERAPTVMGTLDQDMGKLVGEALLDVGVKLKTNEALRAVEGHQGWVKGVWTDQGFIEADIVVLGLGVAPNSDLAQRSRIPLGFRNSIEVDLRMRTPVEGIWAAGDCAQNFHMITRKPFYVAMGTSANKMGRVAGLNLAGRDYLFQGVMGTAVCKICKYEVARTGLSEREVSEAGIDAVSAVITDETRAGYYPGSGDITVKLTARKDTGAVIGGQIVGVEGAAKRIDVIATAIRGGLTAEDLVNMDLSYAPPFSPVWDPVQVATRALLKLL, translated from the coding sequence ATGACAAGAAAGGTGGTCGTCATAGGAGCTGACGCGGCGGGCATGAGCGCCGCTTCGCAGTTAAGGAGGCTGGACCGCCACGTGGAGATACTGGTCTTTGAAAGGGGGCATTACACCTCCTACTCCGCCTGCGGCATCCCCTACCTGGTGGGAGGTCTCATCAAGGATCCTGGCAGGCTCATATCCAGAACCCCTGATGATTTCGCCTCCATGGGCATCAATGTGCGCACCAGATCAGAGGTGACCGGGATAGATACCGTTTCCAGGACCGTGGAGGTGCTGGAATTGGATACCGGGAGGACCTACCATGAGCCCTACGACCAACTGCTCATAGCCACCGGCGCCAAACCCATAAAGCCTCAGGTGGAGGGGATAGACACCCCCGGTGTCTTCGGGGTGAACACCCTGGACAGCGGCATTGAGCTTCTCAAGGCGGTGGAGGAGCGCCGTCCCCGCAAGGCAGTGATAATAGGAGGAGGTTACATAGGCCTGGAGGTGGCGGAGGCCTTGAACTGCCATCGAGGCCTTGACGTAACGGTGGTCGAGAGGGCTCCGACCGTGATGGGGACCCTTGACCAGGACATGGGGAAGCTGGTGGGGGAGGCCCTTTTGGACGTGGGAGTGAAGCTCAAGACCAACGAGGCCCTGCGGGCGGTGGAAGGACACCAAGGTTGGGTGAAGGGCGTTTGGACCGACCAAGGGTTCATCGAGGCAGATATTGTGGTCTTGGGGCTTGGGGTGGCTCCCAACTCCGACCTGGCCCAGAGGTCCCGCATACCCTTGGGCTTCAGGAACTCCATAGAGGTGGACCTTAGGATGCGCACCCCCGTGGAGGGGATCTGGGCCGCCGGGGACTGCGCCCAGAACTTCCACATGATAACCCGTAAGCCCTTCTACGTGGCCATGGGCACGTCGGCCAACAAGATGGGCCGGGTGGCGGGGCTCAATCTCGCGGGAAGGGACTACCTGTTCCAGGGGGTAATGGGGACCGCGGTGTGCAAGATATGCAAGTACGAGGTGGCGAGGACCGGGCTCTCGGAAAGGGAGGTCTCCGAGGCGGGGATCGACGCGGTTTCCGCGGTCATAACCGATGAGACCCGGGCGGGCTACTACCCCGGCTCCGGTGACATAACCGTAAAGCTAACAGCCCGGAAGGACACCGGCGCCGTCATAGGGGGACAGATAGTGGGGGTCGAAGGCGCAGCAAAGCGCATCGACGTCATCGCCACCGCCATAAGGGGCGGCCTCACCGCGGAAGACCTGGTGAACATGGACCTAAGCTACGCCCCCCCGTTCTCCCCCGTATGGGACCCCGTTCAGGTGGCCACAAGGGCCCTGCTGAAGCTCCTGTAA
- a CDS encoding NusG domain II-containing protein produces the protein MAAVIILVSLGALAARHLLSHGGQTATLEISSPSVKKIIPLDGSFNGTIMIRAEDGGFNLVEVRGKAARVKDADCPDRLCVRQGWLSKPGDQAVCLPHRLVVRIRGDREEEVHGISQ, from the coding sequence GTGGCGGCGGTCATAATACTAGTGAGCCTAGGTGCCCTGGCGGCAAGGCACTTGCTGAGCCATGGGGGGCAAACGGCAACCCTCGAGATATCCTCACCGTCGGTAAAAAAGATCATCCCCCTGGATGGTTCTTTCAACGGCACAATAATGATCAGGGCGGAGGATGGGGGGTTTAACTTGGTGGAGGTCCGAGGGAAAGCCGCCAGGGTTAAGGACGCCGACTGCCCCGATCGGTTGTGCGTAAGACAGGGGTGGCTGTCCAAACCGGGGGATCAGGCGGTATGTCTTCCCCACCGGCTGGTGGTCCGCATAAGGGGGGATCGGGAGGAGGAGGTTCATGGGATATCCCAGTAG
- a CDS encoding endonuclease V: MKAHGNNFSTLCELQRQMAQQVVLSSLKGEIRFISGVDCSEVQGRVRAAAVLMSWPQLEELGRSAFEDVCTVPYVPGFLSFREMEPMMKALEALKGPVDLILVDGCGIAHPRGLGIASHLGVATGVPSIGVSKSPLVGSFEEPGEAPLSSSPLVFQGRQVGWALRSRKGCKPIFVSPGHLIDLEGALETVKMALRGYKLPEPIRRADRLSKLRPPKA; the protein is encoded by the coding sequence ATGAAGGCCCATGGAAATAATTTTTCAACCCTGTGCGAGCTTCAGCGCCAAATGGCTCAGCAGGTGGTCTTAAGCTCCCTCAAGGGTGAGATCCGGTTCATCTCCGGGGTGGATTGTTCGGAGGTCCAAGGGCGCGTAAGGGCCGCCGCGGTGCTCATGTCATGGCCTCAGCTTGAAGAGCTTGGAAGGTCCGCCTTCGAGGACGTGTGCACGGTGCCCTACGTTCCGGGGTTCCTGTCCTTTAGGGAGATGGAACCGATGATGAAGGCCCTGGAAGCCCTTAAAGGGCCGGTGGATCTTATCCTGGTGGACGGATGCGGCATAGCTCATCCACGAGGTCTCGGCATAGCAAGCCACCTGGGGGTGGCAACGGGGGTACCGTCAATTGGGGTGTCCAAGTCCCCCCTGGTGGGGTCTTTCGAGGAACCCGGAGAAGCACCCCTTTCAAGCTCCCCCCTGGTCTTTCAAGGACGCCAGGTTGGATGGGCGCTTAGAAGCCGAAAGGGCTGCAAACCCATATTCGTAAGCCCTGGGCACCTCATAGACCTTGAGGGGGCCCTAGAGACCGTCAAGATGGCCCTTCGGGGATACAAGCTGCCGGAACCAATAAGAAGGGCCGACCGGCTGTCAAAGCTAAGGCCCCCTAAGGCTTAA
- a CDS encoding RnfABCDGE type electron transport complex subunit G has product MNEKVKLGTILFVITAVTGLVLGAVQQITAGPISKTKEAQRQEAFRKTLPEADSFNPVKFPPVSGVQDVQEGRKGGELVGYAVTVSVKGYAGPVVFVTGIGSDGIIRGISMLSQSETPGLGAKASEPSFSDQFRGKKAQVLKVVKSAPAKDDEVLAISGATITSRAVTEGVNSAVEVFEKMGGNR; this is encoded by the coding sequence GTGAACGAGAAGGTGAAGCTTGGAACCATACTGTTCGTCATAACCGCCGTCACCGGTCTGGTCCTGGGGGCGGTGCAGCAGATAACCGCAGGCCCCATAAGCAAGACCAAGGAGGCCCAGCGGCAGGAGGCCTTCCGGAAGACCCTCCCGGAAGCGGATTCCTTCAATCCCGTGAAGTTCCCCCCGGTCTCCGGTGTTCAGGACGTCCAGGAGGGACGCAAGGGCGGTGAGCTTGTGGGATATGCGGTGACCGTTTCTGTTAAAGGTTACGCGGGCCCCGTGGTGTTCGTGACCGGCATAGGGAGCGACGGGATAATAAGGGGCATAAGCATGCTGAGCCAGTCGGAGACCCCAGGTCTTGGGGCCAAGGCCTCCGAGCCGAGCTTTTCCGACCAGTTCAGGGGGAAAAAGGCCCAGGTGTTGAAGGTGGTCAAGTCCGCCCCGGCGAAGGATGACGAGGTGCTGGCCATATCCGGCGCCACCATAACCTCCCGGGCGGTCACCGAGGGGGTCAACTCCGCGGTGGAGGTCTTCGAGAAGATGGGAGGTAACAGGTGA
- the rsxE gene encoding electron transport complex subunit RsxE, translating into MIRTALERIRAGVFGENPTFVQVIGLCPTLAVTTSAINGLGMGVAATAVLMGSNVVISLLRRMIPNQIRIPAFIVVIAGFVTIIQFLVSAYAPSLDKSLGIFIPLIVVNCIILARAEAFAFKNGVVASLFDGIGMGLGFTVGLLILGSIREVLGGGTLFGCPVFPHYVQPALVMILAPGGFLTLGLVMGYLNYRKDLKRRRRPGGTDMIDADSDADRLGKQTACAGCQVCSMLRTEDDGR; encoded by the coding sequence ATGATAAGGACCGCCCTGGAGAGGATAAGGGCCGGCGTGTTCGGTGAAAACCCCACCTTTGTCCAGGTCATAGGGCTTTGTCCCACCCTGGCGGTTACCACGAGCGCCATAAACGGCCTGGGCATGGGGGTTGCCGCCACGGCGGTGCTGATGGGTTCCAACGTGGTCATCTCCTTGCTGAGACGGATGATCCCCAACCAGATAAGGATCCCCGCCTTCATAGTGGTAATAGCCGGTTTTGTCACCATAATCCAGTTCCTGGTCTCCGCCTACGCCCCTTCGCTGGATAAGTCCCTGGGGATATTCATCCCCCTCATAGTGGTGAACTGCATAATACTCGCCCGGGCAGAGGCCTTTGCCTTTAAGAACGGTGTGGTGGCGTCGCTCTTCGACGGGATAGGCATGGGGCTTGGGTTCACCGTGGGGCTCCTGATCCTGGGATCCATAAGGGAGGTTCTCGGTGGTGGTACCCTTTTCGGCTGCCCGGTGTTCCCCCATTACGTTCAGCCCGCCCTGGTGATGATACTGGCACCCGGGGGCTTCCTCACCCTTGGGCTGGTGATGGGCTACCTTAACTACAGAAAGGACCTGAAGCGCCGCCGTCGTCCCGGAGGCACCGACATGATAGATGCGGACTCCGATGCGGATCGATTGGGCAAGCAGACCGCCTGCGCGGGATGCCAGGTATGCAGCATGCTTAGGACGGAGGATGACGGAAGATGA
- a CDS encoding diguanylate cyclase: protein MILDKFLNPNSHTIALAEDSPTQGRGLKSILEKEGFNVLWFRDGQEALEHIKSMDQPPSIIISDVVMPRMDGFELVRNLKSHEATKNIPTILLTALSDPIEVINGLKAGADNFLVKPSSPEQILKQVFYLINQSNLGDYDDYQARVVLEVNFSGQVHQITAHKMQIVNLIFSLIDSSSASAQKLSDLLFRQQQLEEDRRTLFNNLQHVLGSMDDGIIVVDPSGQAVYSNSSAQAIMGEVGAEGLLASLPEGEGEIRFTLQDGSPLVLDVKHSTVLWDGVQCRMSVLRDVTELVILRDQLKTQAVTDALTGLYNRRGFTEAASIVLKQAKEACKPVSMIYMDLDGFKNVNDTLGHHAGDQLLEEMAQAMRESFRSQDLLGRIGGDEFACFLLHQEGLNPEELIHRLEARLTARHNAISVSYGISHDQPGGSKTLEEMMIEADRAMYQHKEGKKASRMGAYA, encoded by the coding sequence ATGATATTGGACAAGTTCCTAAACCCCAACAGCCACACGATAGCCCTTGCGGAGGACAGCCCCACCCAGGGCAGGGGGCTTAAGAGCATCCTCGAAAAGGAGGGCTTCAACGTCCTATGGTTTCGGGACGGACAAGAGGCCCTTGAGCACATAAAATCCATGGACCAACCTCCGTCCATCATCATATCCGACGTGGTGATGCCCAGGATGGACGGGTTCGAGCTGGTGAGGAACCTAAAGTCCCATGAGGCCACCAAGAACATCCCGACGATACTGCTGACCGCCCTATCGGACCCCATAGAGGTTATAAACGGCCTTAAGGCCGGGGCGGATAACTTCCTGGTGAAACCATCTTCCCCGGAGCAGATCTTGAAGCAGGTCTTCTACCTGATAAACCAGAGCAACCTGGGGGATTACGATGATTATCAGGCAAGGGTGGTCTTGGAGGTCAACTTCAGCGGCCAAGTGCATCAGATAACCGCTCATAAGATGCAGATAGTGAACCTCATCTTCTCCCTCATAGACTCCTCATCCGCGTCCGCCCAGAAGCTGAGCGACCTGTTGTTCCGCCAGCAACAGCTGGAGGAGGACAGACGGACCCTGTTCAACAACCTGCAGCATGTTCTAGGTTCCATGGATGACGGGATAATCGTGGTGGATCCATCGGGCCAAGCGGTCTACTCCAACTCATCCGCCCAGGCCATAATGGGTGAGGTGGGGGCGGAGGGCCTGCTGGCCTCCCTGCCCGAAGGTGAAGGGGAGATACGGTTTACCCTCCAGGACGGAAGCCCCCTGGTGCTGGACGTAAAGCACTCCACGGTCTTGTGGGACGGAGTTCAGTGCCGGATGTCGGTTCTAAGGGACGTAACCGAGCTGGTGATCCTGAGGGATCAGCTCAAAACCCAAGCGGTGACGGATGCCCTAACGGGCCTTTACAACCGCCGGGGGTTCACCGAGGCGGCCAGCATCGTTTTAAAGCAGGCCAAAGAGGCCTGCAAGCCCGTCTCCATGATATACATGGACCTGGACGGCTTCAAGAACGTGAACGACACGTTAGGACATCACGCGGGGGATCAGCTCCTGGAGGAGATGGCCCAGGCCATGCGCGAGTCCTTCAGATCCCAGGACCTCTTGGGGCGCATCGGGGGGGACGAGTTCGCCTGCTTCCTGCTCCACCAGGAGGGGTTAAACCCCGAGGAACTGATACACCGGCTGGAAGCTAGACTTACGGCCCGGCACAATGCCATATCCGTAAGCTACGGCATATCCCATGACCAGCCCGGCGGATCCAAGACGCTGGAGGAGATGATGATAGAGGCGGACAGGGCCATGTACCAGCATAAGGAGGGCAAGAAGGCGAGCAGAATGGGAGCTTACGCTTGA
- a CDS encoding RnfABCDGE type electron transport complex subunit B encodes MGMEGTLFPAAVLGGLGLCFGVLLAVAAEKFRVQVDPRVEQVRDALPGANCGACGYPGCDGYAEAVVSGEAKPNKCAPGGPTWPQRWRPSWGCPRRT; translated from the coding sequence ATGGGCATGGAAGGAACCTTGTTCCCCGCGGCGGTGTTAGGCGGGTTGGGACTTTGTTTCGGAGTCCTCTTGGCGGTGGCGGCGGAGAAGTTCCGGGTCCAGGTGGATCCGAGGGTGGAGCAGGTCAGGGATGCCCTGCCAGGGGCCAACTGCGGGGCCTGCGGTTACCCCGGCTGCGACGGTTACGCCGAGGCGGTGGTCTCCGGGGAGGCCAAGCCCAACAAGTGCGCCCCCGGGGGGCCGACGTGGCCACAAAGGTGGCGGCCATCATGGGGATGTCCGCGGAGGACGTGA
- a CDS encoding FAD:protein FMN transferase, whose amino-acid sequence MRRSYRFLLTSLIITASIIWAVRAVHTGLPREGQSEFFAMNTLMRIRLEAPDPEGVLARCESTVRRIESLTSAHLDSSEVSTLSRTGEISPSDPVRRVLRTALDVARDSKGSFDPTIGALTSLWQIGTPNARVPRPEEIARAIRQVDYKGLSESRDGRFHLRSGQKLDLGGIAKGFAGDVLADELGTMGVKRAVLDLGGNVVVLGSPDRGPWRIGVQHPTSPRGTLLGILELEGPRAAVVTSGVYERFLEVNGRRYHHILNPKTGYPAQSGLLSVTVVSHSSTAADALSTALFVEGPKKGQELLKRYNALALFVTTDRRILISPGLIGRFYLKDPSFRVEPLGSGGAQRGGKGP is encoded by the coding sequence ATGAGGAGATCCTACCGCTTTTTACTCACGTCCCTTATCATAACCGCTTCCATCATCTGGGCCGTTCGGGCGGTTCACACCGGCCTTCCAAGGGAAGGACAGTCGGAGTTCTTCGCCATGAACACCTTGATGAGGATACGGCTTGAGGCCCCAGACCCCGAGGGCGTCCTGGCTCGATGTGAGTCCACGGTGAGACGCATAGAAAGCCTCACCTCCGCCCACCTGGACTCCTCGGAGGTATCCACCCTGTCGAGGACCGGGGAGATATCACCCTCGGACCCGGTGCGGCGGGTACTGCGAACCGCCTTGGATGTGGCGAGGGACTCTAAGGGATCGTTCGATCCCACCATAGGGGCCCTCACGTCCCTGTGGCAGATAGGCACCCCAAACGCACGGGTGCCAAGGCCTGAGGAGATAGCAAGGGCGATAAGGCAGGTGGACTACAAGGGGCTTTCGGAGTCCCGGGACGGCAGGTTTCACTTGAGGTCCGGGCAGAAGCTGGACCTCGGCGGGATAGCTAAGGGCTTCGCCGGGGACGTCCTTGCGGATGAGCTCGGGACCATGGGGGTTAAACGGGCGGTACTGGACCTTGGGGGGAACGTGGTGGTCCTGGGCAGCCCCGACAGGGGGCCTTGGAGGATAGGGGTACAGCACCCCACTTCCCCCCGGGGGACCCTCTTGGGCATCCTGGAGCTTGAGGGGCCCAGGGCGGCGGTGGTGACCTCCGGGGTTTACGAGAGGTTCCTTGAGGTGAACGGCCGAAGGTACCACCACATCTTGAATCCCAAGACCGGCTATCCCGCCCAATCGGGGCTTCTTTCGGTCACGGTGGTATCGCATTCCTCCACCGCCGCCGACGCCTTGAGCACCGCCCTCTTCGTGGAGGGCCCAAAGAAGGGACAAGAGCTGCTCAAAAGGTACAATGCCCTGGCCCTGTTCGTTACTACGGACCGCAGGATCCTTATAAGCCCCGGGCTGATCGGACGGTTCTACCTTAAGGACCCTTCGTTCCGGGTGGAGCCTCTGGGCTCCGGAGGGGCGCAAAGGGGAGGGAAAGGGCCATAG
- a CDS encoding Gx transporter family protein, with product MGYPSRRVTLDGLLLGAAVCVNVLEGLFPYPLPGVKLGLPNALGLAAFALWGFKDAALVSLGRVLLSGLLFSGFGLSFLCSLAGVLGALGVLGVMGRMWPERLSLRGLAQAQALAFNLAQLWVASRAVSSFHLFLSYLPIMGISSILTGFATGTMAEWLCQKIKGTEVPPPSP from the coding sequence ATGGGATATCCCAGTAGACGGGTGACCCTTGACGGTCTGCTGCTAGGGGCCGCGGTATGCGTAAACGTGCTGGAGGGCCTTTTCCCATACCCATTACCGGGGGTTAAGCTGGGGCTTCCAAACGCCCTGGGGCTCGCCGCCTTCGCCCTTTGGGGCTTCAAGGACGCGGCGCTGGTGTCCCTGGGGAGGGTTTTGTTGTCGGGGCTCCTCTTCTCCGGTTTCGGCCTGTCGTTCCTGTGTTCTCTTGCGGGGGTCCTAGGGGCCCTCGGGGTCCTAGGCGTTATGGGCCGCATGTGGCCCGAGAGGCTCTCCTTGAGGGGGCTGGCCCAAGCTCAGGCCCTGGCTTTCAACCTGGCCCAGCTGTGGGTGGCATCCAGGGCGGTGAGCTCCTTTCACCTGTTCCTCTCATACCTTCCGATCATGGGCATATCCTCCATCCTCACCGGTTTCGCCACGGGGACGATGGCGGAGTGGCTCTGCCAAAAGATCAAGGGGACGGAGGTACCCCCCCCATCCCCTTGA
- a CDS encoding electron transport complex protein RnfA, producing MSLIGIFLGAVFVHNIILSQFLGCCPFLGVSSKLGTAKGMGMAVIFVIFLASMITWLLYNFILVPMGLQYLYTLSFILVIAALVQLVEMALKKLNPGLYKSLGIFLPLITTNCAVLGVAVINMNKGYGLVGSMVNAVGASVGFLLALILMAGLRERIDASDTMPRCMRGLPIALVTASLMAVAFMGFTGLI from the coding sequence ATGAGCCTCATAGGTATATTCTTGGGTGCGGTTTTTGTCCACAACATAATCCTCTCCCAGTTCTTGGGGTGCTGCCCTTTCCTTGGGGTTTCTTCGAAGCTGGGAACCGCTAAGGGAATGGGTATGGCGGTCATATTCGTTATATTCCTGGCCTCCATGATAACCTGGCTCCTGTACAACTTCATCCTGGTCCCCATGGGGCTCCAGTACCTGTACACCCTTTCGTTCATACTGGTCATAGCGGCCCTGGTGCAGCTGGTCGAGATGGCCCTGAAGAAGCTGAACCCAGGCCTTTACAAGTCCCTTGGGATATTCCTTCCCCTCATCACCACCAACTGCGCGGTCTTGGGCGTGGCGGTGATAAACATGAACAAGGGCTACGGGCTAGTCGGCAGCATGGTTAACGCCGTGGGAGCCTCCGTGGGGTTCCTTTTGGCCCTCATACTCATGGCGGGGTTGAGGGAGCGTATAGATGCCAGTGACACCATGCCCCGGTGCATGAGGGGGCTTCCCATCGCCCTGGTGACCGCGAGCCTAATGGCGGTGGCCTTCATGGGCTTCACGGGACTCATATAG
- a CDS encoding RnfABCDGE type electron transport complex subunit D, with translation MNRLLVVSSSPHIRDELTVRKIMGLVLLALVPAGVAGVYFFGMHAFWVISVCVLSAVGSEALWQRVTGRKVTVSDLSAAVTGLLLAYNLPPDISLFMAALGSGFAIIVVKQLYGGLGKNIVNPALAARAVMLTCWPVPMTTWSLHGVTGPTPLALLKGVESTGANLPGLMDLFIGNVGGCIGETSALALLIGGLLLLWKRVITWHIPVVYIGTVAVLSAVLHRPSGISMGPLYEIFAGGLFLGAIFMATDYATSPMDKSGQMLFAFGCGVITTLIRFYGGYPEGVSYSILIMNLTVPLIDRYFKPRIFGQPQGVKRS, from the coding sequence TTGAACAGGCTTCTTGTGGTTTCCAGCTCACCCCACATAAGGGATGAGCTGACGGTCCGTAAGATTATGGGGCTGGTGCTCCTGGCGCTGGTGCCCGCTGGCGTGGCGGGGGTCTACTTCTTCGGGATGCACGCCTTTTGGGTAATATCGGTGTGCGTGCTCTCCGCGGTGGGCTCCGAGGCGCTGTGGCAGAGGGTGACGGGACGCAAGGTTACCGTGTCGGATCTCTCCGCCGCGGTTACGGGGCTCCTCCTAGCTTACAACCTGCCCCCCGACATATCCCTCTTCATGGCCGCCCTAGGAAGCGGCTTTGCCATAATCGTGGTAAAACAGCTTTACGGGGGGCTTGGTAAGAACATAGTCAACCCCGCCCTGGCCGCCAGGGCGGTGATGCTCACCTGCTGGCCGGTTCCAATGACCACCTGGAGCCTCCACGGGGTAACAGGCCCCACCCCCCTTGCCCTCCTTAAGGGAGTGGAGTCAACGGGGGCCAACCTTCCTGGACTTATGGACCTCTTCATCGGCAACGTGGGGGGGTGCATCGGGGAGACATCGGCCCTGGCGCTTCTCATCGGGGGACTCTTACTCCTTTGGAAGCGGGTAATCACTTGGCACATCCCGGTGGTATATATCGGCACCGTGGCGGTCCTAAGCGCGGTTCTCCACAGGCCCTCCGGGATATCGATGGGCCCCCTCTACGAGATATTCGCGGGAGGCCTTTTCCTAGGCGCCATATTCATGGCCACCGACTACGCCACCAGTCCCATGGACAAGTCCGGGCAGATGCTGTTCGCCTTCGGCTGCGGCGTCATAACCACTCTCATAAGGTTCTACGGCGGCTATCCCGAGGGGGTATCCTATTCCATCCTCATAATGAACCTAACGGTGCCCCTCATAGACCGCTACTTCAAGCCCAGGATATTCGGCCAGCCCCAGGGGGTGAAGAGGTCGTGA